One Acidobacteriota bacterium genomic window, TGCCGCCGAAGGTGTCGGTCTCGATAATGTCGGCGCCTGCGCCGAGGTACGCGCGGTGAACATCGAGGATGACGTCCGGCCGCGTGCGAACGAGGATCTCGTTGCAGCCCTCGAGCTCCACTCCTCCGAAGTCCTCGGGCCCGAGCTCCTTCGATTGCAGCATCGTGCCGGTGGCCCCGTCGAGCACCAGGATGCGCTCGGCCATGAGAGCACGCAGCTCCTCGGTCCGCTCCGTCCCGGCCGCCATCAGCCGTCGGTGTTTTGGCGCGGTTTTTGTCATCGTCGTGATCTTCGAAACATCAGGTTACAGGATGGAGATGAAAAATCGCCACTGATCAATGCCTCGGATACCTGGAAACGAACAAGAAGAAATGCAAAGACGCAAAAAGGCAAATACTCAAAATATTGTCTTTCTTTGCGCCTTAGCGCCTTTGCGACTTTGCGTTGTTTTCCTGGCTGGGTGGGCGGCATTCTTAATTCCTAATTCCTAATTCCTAATTCCTAATTTCTAATTCCGAATTCCGAATTCTACTGCGTGTCGTCGATCACCGGCAGGATCGCCTGCGGCTGTTTGAACGGCGCGATCAGGTAGGCGCCAGCTGCGTGGTCGGGAGCCTGCCGAAGCATCTGAACCGCTCGTTCGTAGCCGACCTTCGCAGCATCGCCCCCGGCCGCCTCGAGCGCCGAGAGCAGGTCATCGGGCACCAGGATTCCCGGCACCTCATGGTGAAGACGCAGTGCCATTTTGAACGATCGCAACGGCCACACCGCAGCCAGGGTCGGGACCGGCAAATTGCCGGCAAAGAGGTCGGCGAAGCGATCCCACGCTCCCCAGTCGAAGCACACCTGACTCATCGCGAAATGGGCACCGTTGTCGACCTTCCTTCGCAGGCGATCCGCCTCCTTCATCGGGTCCTCGGCAGCAGGATTCACCGCCACACCGATCAGGAATCCCGGAGGATCCCCGATCCGGTTTCCCGCACAGTCGAAGCCTTCGGCCATTCTCGACAGTGCCCGCACCAGCTCGAAGATGTCGACGTGGTAAACGTCGTGGACACCCGGGAGATCTCCGAGCTGGGAGGGATCGCCGGTGATCGCCAACAGGTTGCGAATACCACCCGTCCATGCGCCTAGGAGCTGTGACTGCAGGCCCATCAGGCTCGCATCCCGCGGCGTGATGTGCGGCACCGCCTCGAGCCCCGCTCGCTGCTGGATGAGCTGGCCGAGGAACAGGGGGTCCATCCGCAGTCTGGCCAGCGGGTTGGAGTTGATGTCGACAGCGTCCACGTCCGGGTGGGCTCCAATCGCCTCTGCCGCCTCGAGGATCGCCTCGACGTTGGTCCCCTTCGGCGGATCGAGCTGCACCAAACGCACGAAACGGCCGCGATCGAGCTTGGACGCGAGCGACGAAGAGGGCTGAACCGGCGCGGGCGTCGGCGTACTTTCGAGCATCACCACGGCGGTTCCCGTCCTTCGCTCGGGCTTGAGATCGCGCGCCGCCTCGGCAATTGCCCGGATGTGCTCCGCACCGGTGCCGCAGCAACCACCGACGTACGCGGCACCGAGGCCGACCGCCTGCCGGGTGAACTGCGCGAGGTAGCTCGGAGTCGCCGGCGCCATCAGGATGCGGCCTTCGCGCTGCATCGGCATTCCGGCGTTTGGCGACACCGCGAGAGGCAACCTCTGTTGCTTCACGTGGCGAAGGATTTCGATCGCTCCCATCGGTCCCGGCGCGCAGTTGACGCCGGCCGCCACGAGATCGAGCTCGGCCAGCTCGTCGATCATCCGAGCCTGTTCGAGGTATGGATGGGGAGGCCGCTCGTGGGCGAAGGTCATCATACCGATCAGCGGAAGATCCGTAACGCTGCGCGCCGCCTCGACTGCGATCGCCAGCTCGTCGACCCTGAAGAAGGTTTCGAGTACCAGCAAATCGGCGCCACGGCCGGCGAGGATTGCAGCCTGCTCCGCGTGAGCGGTCAGGATCGTCCTGCGGCCGTCCGGTTCGTCGAGGTCGAGCACACCCGCCAGCGGTGCGATCGATCCGGCTACCAGCACGTCACGGCCCGAAATTTCCCGTGCCTCGCGTGCCAGCTTGACCGCCGCTGCGTTGGTCTTCTCGGTCAGCTCACCGACGCGACCACGCTGCATGCGTGGCCTCGAGCTGCCGAAAGTCGCAGTTTCGATAAGCTCCGAACCGGCCTCGATATAGGCCAGGTGGATATCGAGGACCTGCTCCGCGTGCTCGTGCGCTGCGACGTCGAGCCGGGAGCCCTCGGGCAGGCGTTGCAGCAGCTCCGAGCCCATGCCGCCATCGCCAACGATAACCTCTTTTGACAGCCGCCGTCGAAGCTCCTCGACCTTCATCCTATGGCCCCAGCCTTCACAAGCTTGGCCCAACCTGCCTCCAGAGTTCCGTCCAATGCAGCGGCAAGGAACGAATCGAGGTCCCCCCGGCCCACGATGGCGGCCGCAGGATACGGTTCCGGCGCCCCATCCGGTGCAATCCAGTACGCCGGGATGCCGGCCTCTCCCGCACACATCACATCCCAGCCCCAGTTGTCACCAACCATCACGCACTCCTCGGGACGTCTCCCGAGCTGATCGACGATTTCCTCGAAGTACGCAGGGCTCGATTTGGTCGCATGGCAGTTCTCGTAGACTGTGACCAGATCGTAATCGAAGCGGTCGACTCCCACCCCACCCCAGGCCATGCGCTGTTCGATGGCCGTCCTTGGGAACAGCGGGTTGGTGGCGACCACGACCTGCAAATCTCTGTTGTTTGCCCACTCGACGATCTTCGGCGCTGCGGGCCGTGGCCGGGTGAGCGGCTCGAGCCGCGGAAATGCCTCGGCGTAGAAACGGCCGAGCACAGGCTCCAACTCCTCCCGAGACACACCCAGCGCCGGGTAGAAGGTCGCCGCAAAAACCTCCTCGTTGCTCGGACCGCTACCGTCGTTTCGATCCATCGCCCGGGTCGCGTGCAGCAGCTTCTCGATGAAGCGCTTGGGATCGATAACCGACGCCACGAACGACTCCAGAGCGCTGAAGTACGCCGGGATGAAGGTATCCATCGAGTTGTCGATCAACGTGTCGTCCAAATCGAGCAACAGTGCCTTCAAAGCTGGAGAATTCATTCAGGGAGTATAGCGACACGGATTCGGGATTTCGGATTTCGGAATTCTGAGTTCGGAATGCCACCCGCCCAAGCCTTGAAAAACCGCAGATCACGCAGATCGACGTTGATGTCAAGACAACCGGCGAAGAAACGTGGGTGACCCTAGCGCCAGCCCTATTCACCCTCTCCCCTCCGAAAGACGCGGAGGGCGCGGACCTACGTGACTTTCTGAGGGTGGGTGGGCGGGGGGAGGGGGCGGGATGCATAGTGCCGGCGGCGTTTCCATCGGCAGCGCCGCCCGCCGGCGCGCCGACGGCGCGTAGTGGAGGAGGGCCGACGGATCGAAGAGGGCTCGTCCTCGGAGAGCCGGTGGACCGAGGACACCTGGCCGCGATCGCAGATCGCGGCCGGCGGGCTCATGCACGGAGCATGTCACAATCGGGGCGTGACACCGACGATGTGGTTGCTGGTCCCGTTGTGCGCGCTGGTGGCGGCTGCGTACGCGGCGGTCGGGCTGGGCGGCGGCACCGGCTACCTGGCGCTGATGACCCTCTTCGGCATCGACACCCAGAGCATGCCGTCGACCGCCCTCATGCTCAACGTCGTCGTCACCGGAGCCGCCCTACTCCGTTTTGGCGTGGCCGGACGTCTTCGCACCGACCTGCTGGCGCCGTTTCTGGTTACCGCCATACCTTCCGCCTTCGTGGGCGGACTGATCGATGCACCGCGACGTGCCTTTCTTCTGGTTCTCGCCGTCGGTCTAGCGGCGGCGGCCGCGGCGATGCTCAAGACGGCTGCGAGCCCCGACGATCCTGTCACTCCGAGCCGGGCCCGACTCTGGTCGGTGGCGATTCCGGCCGGGACCACCATCGGCCTCGCCTCGGGCTTCCTCGGTATCGGCGGCGGGATCTTCCTCGGTCCGTTGATCCTCCTTCTCGGTTGGGCAGGCCCACGCGAGGTC contains:
- a CDS encoding HAD family hydrolase, coding for MNSPALKALLLDLDDTLIDNSMDTFIPAYFSALESFVASVIDPKRFIEKLLHATRAMDRNDGSGPSNEEVFAATFYPALGVSREELEPVLGRFYAEAFPRLEPLTRPRPAAPKIVEWANNRDLQVVVATNPLFPRTAIEQRMAWGGVGVDRFDYDLVTVYENCHATKSSPAYFEEIVDQLGRRPEECVMVGDNWGWDVMCAGEAGIPAYWIAPDGAPEPYPAAAIVGRGDLDSFLAAALDGTLEAGWAKLVKAGAIG
- a CDS encoding sulfite exporter TauE/SafE family protein, coding for MTPTMWLLVPLCALVAAAYAAVGLGGGTGYLALMTLFGIDTQSMPSTALMLNVVVTGAALLRFGVAGRLRTDLLAPFLVTAIPSAFVGGLIDAPRRAFLLVLAVGLAAAAAAMLKTAASPDDPVTPSRARLWSVAIPAGTTIGLASGFLGIGGGIFLGPLILLLGWAGPREVAAINSATVLILSVAGLTAHGLRGSVDLQIALPLGVAVLVGGLAGAHLAESKLSATTLKRLFAVIVLVAAIRAAFLAFS
- a CDS encoding bifunctional homocysteine S-methyltransferase/methylenetetrahydrofolate reductase, whose protein sequence is MKVEELRRRLSKEVIVGDGGMGSELLQRLPEGSRLDVAAHEHAEQVLDIHLAYIEAGSELIETATFGSSRPRMQRGRVGELTEKTNAAAVKLAREAREISGRDVLVAGSIAPLAGVLDLDEPDGRRTILTAHAEQAAILAGRGADLLVLETFFRVDELAIAVEAARSVTDLPLIGMMTFAHERPPHPYLEQARMIDELAELDLVAAGVNCAPGPMGAIEILRHVKQQRLPLAVSPNAGMPMQREGRILMAPATPSYLAQFTRQAVGLGAAYVGGCCGTGAEHIRAIAEAARDLKPERRTGTAVVMLESTPTPAPVQPSSSLASKLDRGRFVRLVQLDPPKGTNVEAILEAAEAIGAHPDVDAVDINSNPLARLRMDPLFLGQLIQQRAGLEAVPHITPRDASLMGLQSQLLGAWTGGIRNLLAITGDPSQLGDLPGVHDVYHVDIFELVRALSRMAEGFDCAGNRIGDPPGFLIGVAVNPAAEDPMKEADRLRRKVDNGAHFAMSQVCFDWGAWDRFADLFAGNLPVPTLAAVWPLRSFKMALRLHHEVPGILVPDDLLSALEAAGGDAAKVGYERAVQMLRQAPDHAAGAYLIAPFKQPQAILPVIDDTQ